In Carnobacterium sp. CP1, the following are encoded in one genomic region:
- a CDS encoding ABC transporter substrate-binding protein yields MNHLKKGLVSTLLAGALLAGCGAESEATETAAVDLNTLTTEEIETKAKEEGKFQSVGMPDTWANWGETWTAIEESYGITQADTDMSSAEEIALFEAEKDNPTKDIGDVGQSFGPIAEDKGVTTPYKTSYWDEIPEWAKDDDGDWVVGYTGTISFITNTNAVAEAPTSFADILEGDYKVSIGDVNAATQAQNAVLAAAIANGGDETNLEPGIAFFAELASQGRLDMGDTDLARLEAGEIEVGIYWDFNALNYADSIEAGNPDAAFAVTIPQDGTVQSGYATIINAYAPNPHAAALAREYILSDEGQINLAKGYARPIRESVELPADVQEKLIAADQYEAAQPIEDTAAWDKAAAGLGQTWQEEVLTKIN; encoded by the coding sequence TTAGCAGGAGCATTGCTGGCCGGTTGTGGAGCAGAAAGTGAAGCAACTGAAACGGCAGCCGTTGATTTAAATACGTTAACGACTGAAGAAATCGAGACAAAAGCCAAAGAAGAAGGAAAATTCCAATCTGTTGGAATGCCGGATACATGGGCGAATTGGGGCGAAACATGGACTGCAATCGAAGAAAGCTATGGCATCACTCAAGCCGATACGGATATGAGCTCTGCAGAAGAAATTGCCTTATTTGAAGCTGAAAAAGATAATCCAACCAAAGATATCGGAGATGTCGGACAATCGTTTGGCCCGATTGCGGAAGACAAGGGAGTGACAACTCCTTATAAAACGTCTTACTGGGATGAAATTCCAGAATGGGCGAAAGACGATGACGGCGACTGGGTAGTCGGGTATACCGGAACGATTTCTTTTATCACCAACACAAATGCTGTAGCAGAAGCCCCAACCTCATTTGCAGATATTTTAGAAGGTGACTACAAAGTGAGTATAGGTGATGTAAATGCAGCTACTCAGGCTCAAAATGCTGTCTTAGCAGCAGCAATTGCGAATGGCGGAGATGAAACCAACCTTGAACCAGGAATCGCCTTTTTCGCAGAACTAGCGAGTCAAGGCCGATTGGACATGGGCGATACTGATTTAGCTCGTTTAGAAGCTGGCGAAATTGAAGTGGGCATTTATTGGGACTTTAATGCTTTGAATTACGCCGACTCTATTGAAGCTGGCAACCCGGATGCAGCCTTTGCTGTCACGATTCCTCAAGATGGTACCGTTCAAAGCGGCTATGCAACCATTATCAATGCCTATGCGCCAAATCCTCATGCAGCAGCATTAGCAAGAGAATACATTTTATCGGACGAAGGGCAAATCAACTTAGCAAAAGGTTATGCACGTCCGATTCGTGAATCGGTCGAACTGCCGGCAGATGTGCAAGAAAAATTGATCGCTGCTGATCAATACGAAGCGGCCCAACCAATTGAAGACACAGCGGC